In Streptomyces sp. NBC_00306, a single genomic region encodes these proteins:
- a CDS encoding fumarylacetoacetate hydrolase family protein has translation MRIARFSIDGNVAFGAVEGDSPDELVLDIIKGIPFAEFELSGTKVPLSKVRLLPPVLPSKVVAFGRNYAEHAAELGHEVPDAPFAFLKPSTSVIGSGDDIAYPSFSQELHHEAELAVVIGRLCREVPRERVKDVILGYTCANDVTARDVQKREKQWARAKGFDTACPLGPWVETDLDPHDLAIQCTVNGEQRQLGRTSQMIHSIEDLIVNITEAMTLLPGDVILTGTPAGVGPLNVGDEVAVTVQGIGTLANKVIKRG, from the coding sequence GTGCGCATCGCCAGATTCTCCATCGACGGGAATGTCGCCTTCGGCGCGGTCGAGGGCGACAGCCCGGACGAGCTCGTCCTCGACATCATCAAGGGCATCCCGTTCGCGGAGTTCGAGCTCTCCGGCACCAAGGTCCCCCTGAGCAAGGTCCGCCTGCTGCCGCCGGTGCTCCCCAGCAAGGTCGTGGCCTTCGGCCGCAACTACGCGGAGCACGCGGCAGAGCTCGGCCACGAGGTCCCCGACGCGCCGTTCGCCTTCCTGAAGCCCTCCACCTCGGTGATCGGCTCCGGCGACGACATCGCGTACCCCTCGTTCTCCCAGGAGCTCCACCACGAGGCCGAACTCGCCGTCGTGATCGGCCGGCTGTGCCGCGAGGTCCCGCGCGAGCGGGTCAAGGACGTCATCCTCGGCTACACCTGCGCCAACGACGTCACCGCCCGCGATGTGCAGAAGCGCGAGAAGCAGTGGGCGAGGGCCAAGGGCTTCGACACCGCGTGCCCGCTCGGCCCCTGGGTGGAGACCGACCTCGACCCCCACGACCTCGCCATCCAGTGCACGGTCAACGGAGAACAGCGCCAGCTCGGCCGGACGAGCCAGATGATCCACTCCATCGAGGACCTGATCGTCAACATCACCGAGGCCATGACGCTGCTCCCGGGCGACGTCATCCTCACGGGCACCCCCGCGGGGGTCGGCCCCCTCAACGTCGGCGACGAGGTCGCCGTCACCGTCCAAGGTATCGGCACTCTCGCCAACAAGGTGATCAAGCGTGGCTAA
- a CDS encoding sensor histidine kinase encodes MQGRFKRDGSAAAEQEPRGGTDRGSSPQHAQHTHKADPASPGDSGDRAARPGAASSGGDGPKAPPKAKSPTDTGSRIALRNWRISTRLVSLLTLPVVAATTLGGLRINESMADMKQLDHMQLLTNMTKQATDLAQALQAERDLTAGPLANNPDATDFKVTGPRTVTDRARKAFLEATRDIPNTDKDDALESIRANANQIAVQVNNLGSIRETAYQTGRPHSLTVENYHRLIESLLSLSQDMAQATSSPEMIKRTRALAAFSSAKEYASMQRAIIAAALPGGSGSKGKGLEENDRLYGKAALENGESSLAAFESVYESSGGNAQELTDPLDNGNPTIEASEKYAKRVLDNSNGLASQTERSFLDWTDDYGVRIQAMRVIESTLLGQMEAKARELREESQRDAIINGALILLVLGVSLVGAFVVARSMIRSLRRLQDTATKVAQDRLPDLVKQLSESDPQDVDTSVESVGVHSRDEIGKVAAAFDDVHREAVRLAAEQALLRGNVNAMFTNLSRRSQGLIQRQLSLISELESREADPDQLSSLFKLDHLATRMRRNGENLLVLAGEEPGRRWTRPVPLVDVLRAAASEVEQYERIELAAVPATEVAGRVVNDLVHLLAELLENATSFSSPQTKVRVTGHALPDGRVLVEIHDTGIGLSPEDLAAINERLASPPTVDVSVSRRMGLFVVGRLSLRHGIRIQLRPSDSGGTTALVMLPVDVAHGGKKAPGSPGGPGNGQGAVPPGAGGPAGLGGRPGGGPGGAGGGSRPGLGGAGGGSRPGLGGGPGGAGAPTGGRIGTGAPRGQVGAGSAPRAALPGRDGGPGQGQPGQGRQGGGLAGAFGSGAGRGAQNAPARGESRSEGFSQGSGDRGKQLPGGPRAELPGAGGPQRPPSTSWGSEQPPARNQRPADAPRGHEDNDRGAAATAEFARPDFNAPPPQRGAGSGSSTGQFVRPDVFGPTSPAGQTSGGGFQPPRNGSQGGPSQDPASTGQFARPDLGAPQPPAPGRAPAPRREAAQNGDYGPRRPNALPPQPQPEALPPATGPGDGRTPLYDTLETNWFHGGPQGRSEEQEPSRPASPAPVPQQSAERPAPPMPQRTPAAAPHNGQSTNGGGWRSSPNDELVRQAERVRKPAAGGVTTSGLPRRVPRANLVAGTAQEQNTQAGPQVSRAPNDVRGRLTNLRRGIQQGRQQNSTTGSFNLGPTHQQER; translated from the coding sequence GTGCAGGGACGTTTCAAGAGGGATGGCAGCGCTGCGGCGGAACAGGAGCCGCGCGGCGGGACCGACCGCGGCTCCTCGCCCCAGCACGCCCAGCACACCCACAAGGCAGATCCGGCATCCCCCGGCGACAGCGGTGACCGTGCCGCACGCCCCGGCGCCGCTTCGTCCGGAGGCGACGGGCCCAAGGCCCCGCCGAAGGCGAAGAGCCCGACGGACACCGGCTCACGAATAGCTCTGCGCAACTGGCGCATCAGCACGAGACTCGTCTCCCTGCTGACCCTGCCGGTCGTCGCGGCCACCACGCTGGGTGGACTCCGTATCAACGAGTCCATGGCGGACATGAAGCAGCTGGATCACATGCAGCTGCTCACCAACATGACCAAGCAGGCGACCGACCTCGCCCAGGCGCTCCAGGCGGAGCGGGACCTGACGGCCGGCCCGCTGGCGAACAACCCCGACGCGACCGACTTCAAGGTCACCGGTCCGCGCACGGTGACGGACCGCGCCCGGAAGGCCTTCCTCGAAGCCACCCGTGACATCCCCAACACGGACAAGGACGACGCGCTCGAGAGCATCCGGGCCAACGCGAACCAGATCGCCGTCCAGGTCAACAACCTCGGCTCCATCCGCGAGACGGCCTACCAGACGGGCCGCCCGCACTCCCTCACGGTCGAGAACTACCACCGGCTCATCGAGTCGCTGCTGAGCCTGTCGCAGGACATGGCGCAGGCCACCAGCAGCCCGGAGATGATCAAGCGCACCCGCGCGCTGGCGGCGTTCTCGTCCGCCAAGGAGTACGCCTCCATGCAGCGCGCGATCATCGCCGCCGCGCTTCCCGGCGGCAGCGGCTCCAAGGGCAAGGGCCTCGAGGAGAACGACCGCCTCTACGGCAAGGCCGCTCTCGAGAACGGCGAGTCCTCGCTGGCCGCCTTCGAGTCGGTCTACGAGTCCTCCGGCGGCAACGCCCAGGAGCTCACGGACCCGCTGGACAACGGCAACCCGACCATCGAGGCCTCCGAGAAGTACGCCAAGCGCGTCCTCGACAACAGCAACGGTCTGGCCAGCCAGACCGAGCGCTCCTTCCTGGACTGGACCGACGACTACGGCGTCCGTATCCAGGCCATGCGTGTCATCGAGTCCACGCTGCTCGGCCAGATGGAGGCCAAGGCACGTGAACTGCGCGAGGAGTCGCAGCGCGACGCGATCATCAACGGTGCGCTGATCCTGCTCGTCCTCGGTGTCTCGCTCGTCGGCGCCTTCGTCGTGGCCCGGTCCATGATCCGCTCGCTGCGCCGGCTCCAGGACACCGCGACCAAGGTCGCCCAGGACCGTCTGCCGGACCTGGTCAAGCAGCTCTCCGAGTCCGACCCGCAGGACGTGGACACCTCGGTCGAGTCCGTCGGTGTGCACTCCCGGGACGAGATCGGCAAGGTGGCCGCGGCCTTCGACGACGTGCACCGCGAGGCCGTCCGTCTGGCCGCCGAGCAGGCCCTCCTGCGAGGCAACGTCAACGCGATGTTCACCAACCTCTCGCGCCGTTCCCAGGGCCTCATCCAGCGTCAGCTCTCGCTCATCTCCGAACTGGAGTCCCGCGAGGCCGACCCGGACCAGCTGTCCTCCCTCTTCAAGCTGGACCACCTCGCGACCCGTATGCGCCGGAACGGCGAAAACCTTCTCGTCCTCGCGGGCGAGGAGCCGGGCCGCCGGTGGACCCGGCCGGTCCCGCTGGTCGACGTGCTCCGTGCCGCCGCCTCCGAGGTGGAGCAGTACGAGCGCATCGAACTGGCCGCGGTCCCGGCGACCGAGGTCGCCGGACGCGTCGTCAACGACCTCGTGCACCTCCTCGCGGAGCTGCTGGAGAACGCGACGTCGTTCTCCTCCCCGCAGACGAAGGTCCGCGTCACCGGTCACGCACTGCCCGACGGCCGCGTGCTGGTCGAGATCCACGACACCGGCATCGGCCTCTCCCCCGAGGACCTCGCCGCGATCAACGAGCGGCTGGCGTCGCCGCCCACCGTGGACGTCTCGGTCTCCCGCCGCATGGGTCTGTTCGTGGTCGGCCGCCTGTCCCTGCGACACGGCATCCGTATCCAGCTCCGCCCGTCCGACTCCGGCGGCACGACCGCACTGGTCATGCTGCCCGTCGACGTCGCCCACGGCGGCAAGAAGGCTCCCGGCTCCCCCGGCGGTCCGGGCAACGGCCAGGGTGCCGTTCCCCCGGGTGCCGGCGGTCCCGCGGGACTCGGCGGCCGTCCCGGCGGCGGTCCCGGTGGCGCGGGCGGCGGCAGCCGTCCCGGCCTCGGTGGCGCGGGCGGCGGCAGCCGTCCCGGCCTCGGTGGCGGCCCCGGCGGTGCCGGTGCTCCCACGGGCGGCCGGATCGGCACGGGCGCTCCGCGCGGTCAGGTCGGGGCCGGTTCGGCTCCGCGTGCCGCGCTTCCCGGCCGCGACGGCGGTCCCGGCCAGGGTCAGCCCGGTCAGGGCCGGCAGGGCGGCGGCCTCGCCGGCGCCTTCGGCTCGGGTGCCGGCCGTGGTGCTCAGAACGCTCCGGCCCGCGGCGAATCCCGCTCGGAGGGCTTCTCCCAGGGCTCCGGCGACCGCGGCAAGCAGCTGCCCGGCGGTCCGCGCGCCGAACTCCCCGGTGCCGGTGGCCCGCAGCGTCCGCCGTCCACCAGCTGGGGCAGCGAGCAGCCGCCCGCGCGCAACCAGCGTCCGGCGGACGCGCCGCGCGGTCACGAGGACAACGACCGCGGCGCCGCCGCCACGGCGGAGTTCGCACGTCCCGACTTCAACGCTCCTCCGCCGCAGCGCGGTGCGGGTTCCGGCTCGTCCACCGGGCAGTTCGTCCGACCGGACGTGTTCGGCCCGACCTCCCCGGCCGGTCAGACGTCCGGTGGCGGTTTCCAGCCGCCGCGCAACGGCTCGCAGGGCGGCCCGTCCCAGGACCCCGCGTCCACCGGGCAGTTCGCCCGTCCCGACCTCGGGGCTCCCCAGCCGCCCGCTCCGGGCCGTGCTCCGGCACCGCGCCGCGAGGCCGCCCAGAACGGCGACTACGGCCCGCGCCGGCCCAACGCCCTGCCGCCGCAGCCGCAGCCCGAGGCGCTGCCGCCGGCGACCGGCCCCGGCGACGGCCGTACTCCGCTGTACGACACGCTCGAGACGAACTGGTTCCACGGCGGCCCGCAGGGCCGGTCCGAGGAGCAGGAGCCGTCCCGGCCCGCGTCGCCCGCCCCCGTTCCGCAGCAGTCCGCGGAGCGCCCCGCCCCGCCGATGCCGCAGCGCACCCCTGCCGCGGCACCGCACAACGGGCAGAGCACCAACGGTGGCGGCTGGCGCTCCTCCCCCAATGACGAGCTGGTGCGCCAGGCCGAGCGGGTCAGGAAGCCCGCGGCCGGCGGCGTCACCACATCAGGTCTGCCCCGCCGGGTCCCGCGAGCCAATCTCGTCGCGGGAACCGCGCAGGAACAGAACACCCAAGCAGGTCCGCAGGTCTCCCGTGCGCCGAACGACGTACGCGGCCGGCTGACCAACCTCCGTCGTGGCATTCAGCAGGGCCGTCAGCAGAACTCGACGACCGGCAGCTTCAACCTCGGCCCCACTCACCAGCAGGAGCGATAG
- a CDS encoding DUF742 domain-containing protein → MTPPTASHDPYGASADAYGLEGDQPLVRPYAMTGGRTRPRYQLAIEALVSTTADPALLAGLLPEHQRICHLCREVKSVAEVSALLSMPLGVARILVADLAEAGMVAIHQPGNGEAGGTPDVTLLERVLSGLRKL, encoded by the coding sequence ATGACCCCGCCAACCGCCTCTCACGATCCGTACGGAGCGTCGGCAGACGCCTACGGACTGGAGGGCGACCAGCCGCTGGTACGTCCGTATGCGATGACCGGCGGCCGGACCCGGCCGCGTTACCAGCTCGCCATCGAGGCGCTGGTGAGCACCACGGCCGATCCGGCGCTCCTTGCCGGGCTGCTTCCCGAGCACCAGCGGATCTGCCACCTCTGCCGTGAGGTCAAGTCGGTGGCCGAGGTGTCGGCACTGCTGTCCATGCCGCTCGGTGTCGCCCGGATTCTGGTGGCGGACCTGGCGGAGGCGGGCATGGTGGCGATCCACCAGCCGGGCAACGGAGAGGCCGGCGGCACGCCGGATGTGACACTGCTCGAAAGGGTGCTCAGTGGACTTCGCAAGCTCTAG
- a CDS encoding nitrate- and nitrite sensing domain-containing protein, which yields MRRSMTSSAQQQARGNFTPPPRTVVPPADEPAPTPPPGGSSSRLSPRNWRVPTRLNAILLIPVLVGLVMGGFQVKSSIDTWNEAQDAEKTALIVRAAAEYGQALLNERDLTAEPLLTATSPEARNNSKVTDAYATTDEAKRKFDVAVQDMPAKQGLERRLALFRNEEPTLAGLRKIAYTSGIEAQSAVGTEEGYVKVQHSLMEFANELGLGTGNVTSYGRTVYAIQLAKAAESLQRSIGTHLLVRPSQNKTIFAKQTVAFNSYNYLEQIALGEYNSGGTQADTDKLRAIMTAKAVAGQKQLDAAGLKPPVGENDKSVFTGMARAIGTGAEPSELAKKDVTPRTWMAAATAKFDGYTEIENDLVDKAVNEAATISNDAKRDAILNGAIVVIALLAAFILAGLMARQMSRSMRQLRTAAFGIAEQRLPMLVDQLSRTEPGRVDTRVQPIPIDTQDEIGEVARAFDQVHREAVRLAAEQAMLRGNVNAIFTNLSRRNQSLIEGQLTLITDLENNEADPDQLENLFKLDHLATRMRRNGENLLVLAGEEPGRRWNQPVPLVDVLRAASSEVESYERIELTGVPETEIHGQSVTDLVHLLAELLENATTFSSPQTKVRVTATRLPDGRVMIEIHDKGIGLTAEDFADINHKLANPPTVDAAVSQRMGLFVVGRLADRHGIRVQLRPSGEQAGTTSLVMLPDAITHGGGGEPLPEDDFTVSQIIPEQSSFEHAPMLTAAELGFDDSRYEEPEGAQLDPVNRSLMREERRAALEAQTHGERPYGQEQDYSQEQGYGQDQGYAQGQQQYAPDYGQDYPEQGYAQDQSQQGYDNYPAVNGYPEHQDRQEQPETSYAEAGYQASQGSEPQYDGQYDTQPHQGEWPDQSAYQGAYEPEYRQESESAPSAPTAAPERVGFDRPGPSPSNSHALTDAGLPRRGGPQPSQPQQQPEQQWQQPAEQPRQAPQNSQPESAGGSNGTVDTTDWRSTNDERWQRAEKLREPKAGGVTSSGLPRRVPKANLIEGTAEQTQQRGPQVSRAPEDVRGRLSNLRRGVQQGRSAGSDTNGSGFGPGSTYNQER from the coding sequence GTGAGGCGAAGCATGACGAGCTCCGCACAGCAGCAGGCGCGGGGCAACTTCACCCCGCCGCCGCGCACAGTGGTGCCGCCTGCGGACGAGCCGGCGCCCACGCCGCCGCCCGGTGGTAGCTCCAGCCGGCTTTCCCCGCGCAACTGGCGAGTTCCGACGCGCCTGAACGCGATTCTCCTCATACCCGTGCTCGTGGGCCTGGTCATGGGCGGTTTCCAGGTCAAGAGCTCGATCGACACCTGGAACGAGGCCCAGGACGCCGAGAAGACGGCCCTCATCGTGCGCGCCGCCGCGGAGTACGGCCAGGCACTGCTCAACGAGCGCGACCTGACCGCCGAGCCGCTGCTGACGGCCACCTCCCCGGAAGCCCGCAACAACAGCAAGGTGACGGACGCCTACGCCACGACGGACGAGGCGAAGAGGAAGTTCGACGTCGCCGTCCAGGACATGCCGGCGAAGCAGGGCCTGGAACGCCGTCTGGCCCTGTTCCGCAACGAGGAGCCGACGCTCGCCGGGCTGCGGAAGATCGCCTACACCAGCGGGATCGAGGCGCAGTCCGCGGTCGGCACCGAAGAGGGCTACGTCAAGGTCCAGCACTCGCTGATGGAGTTCGCGAACGAACTGGGCCTCGGCACCGGCAACGTCACGAGCTACGGCCGTACGGTCTACGCCATTCAGCTCGCCAAGGCGGCCGAGTCCCTGCAGCGTTCCATTGGTACACACCTGTTGGTGCGGCCGAGTCAGAACAAGACGATCTTCGCCAAGCAGACCGTGGCGTTCAACTCGTACAACTACCTCGAGCAGATCGCGCTCGGCGAGTACAACTCCGGCGGCACCCAGGCCGACACGGACAAGCTCAGGGCGATCATGACGGCGAAGGCCGTCGCCGGGCAGAAGCAGCTCGACGCCGCCGGCCTCAAGCCGCCCGTCGGCGAGAACGACAAATCCGTCTTCACCGGTATGGCCCGCGCGATCGGCACCGGCGCGGAACCCTCCGAGCTGGCCAAGAAGGACGTCACTCCCCGGACGTGGATGGCAGCCGCCACCGCCAAGTTCGACGGCTACACGGAGATCGAGAACGACCTCGTCGACAAGGCCGTGAACGAGGCCGCGACGATCTCCAACGACGCCAAGCGCGACGCCATCCTCAACGGCGCCATCGTCGTGATCGCCCTGCTCGCGGCGTTCATCCTGGCCGGCCTCATGGCACGCCAGATGAGCCGCTCGATGCGCCAGCTGCGCACCGCCGCCTTCGGCATCGCCGAGCAGCGTCTGCCGATGCTGGTCGACCAGCTCTCCCGTACCGAGCCGGGCCGCGTCGACACCCGGGTGCAGCCGATCCCCATCGACACCCAGGACGAGATCGGCGAAGTCGCCCGCGCCTTCGACCAGGTCCACCGTGAGGCCGTCCGGCTCGCCGCCGAGCAGGCCATGCTCCGTGGCAACGTCAACGCGATCTTCACCAACCTGTCGCGCCGCAACCAGTCGCTCATCGAGGGTCAGCTGACCCTGATCACCGACCTGGAGAACAACGAGGCCGACCCGGACCAGCTGGAGAACCTCTTCAAGCTGGACCACCTCGCGACCCGTATGCGCCGTAACGGCGAGAACCTCCTGGTCCTCGCCGGCGAGGAGCCCGGCCGCCGGTGGAACCAGCCGGTCCCGCTGGTCGACGTGCTCCGCGCCGCCTCCTCCGAGGTGGAGTCCTACGAGCGCATCGAGCTGACCGGCGTGCCCGAGACGGAGATCCACGGCCAGTCCGTGACCGACCTCGTGCACCTGCTGGCCGAGCTGCTGGAGAACGCCACCACGTTCTCCTCGCCGCAGACCAAGGTCCGGGTGACGGCCACCAGACTCCCCGACGGCCGGGTCATGATCGAGATCCACGACAAGGGCATCGGCCTGACCGCCGAGGACTTCGCCGACATCAACCACAAGCTGGCCAACCCGCCGACGGTGGACGCAGCCGTCTCGCAGCGCATGGGCCTCTTCGTGGTCGGCCGCCTCGCCGACCGGCACGGCATCCGCGTCCAGCTGCGCCCCTCCGGCGAGCAGGCCGGCACCACCTCGCTGGTCATGCTCCCGGACGCCATCACCCACGGTGGCGGTGGCGAGCCCCTGCCCGAGGACGACTTCACGGTCTCCCAGATCATCCCGGAGCAGTCCTCCTTCGAGCACGCTCCCATGCTCACCGCGGCGGAGCTCGGCTTCGACGACTCCCGCTACGAGGAGCCCGAGGGCGCCCAGCTCGACCCGGTGAACCGCTCGCTGATGCGCGAGGAGCGCCGTGCGGCGCTGGAGGCGCAAACACACGGTGAGCGGCCGTACGGCCAGGAGCAGGACTACTCCCAGGAGCAGGGCTACGGGCAGGACCAGGGTTACGCCCAGGGCCAGCAGCAGTACGCCCCCGACTACGGTCAGGACTACCCGGAGCAGGGTTACGCCCAGGACCAGTCCCAGCAGGGGTACGACAACTACCCCGCGGTCAACGGCTACCCCGAGCACCAGGACCGTCAGGAGCAGCCCGAAACCAGCTATGCGGAAGCCGGTTACCAGGCTTCGCAGGGTTCCGAGCCGCAGTACGACGGGCAGTACGACACCCAGCCCCACCAGGGCGAGTGGCCGGATCAGAGCGCCTACCAGGGTGCTTATGAGCCGGAGTACCGGCAGGAATCGGAATCTGCGCCCAGCGCCCCCACGGCGGCTCCCGAGCGCGTAGGCTTCGACCGTCCGGGACCCTCTCCGAGCAACAGCCACGCGCTGACCGACGCCGGTCTGCCGCGGCGCGGCGGCCCCCAGCCGTCACAGCCCCAGCAGCAGCCCGAACAGCAGTGGCAGCAGCCCGCAGAGCAGCCTCGACAGGCTCCGCAGAACAGTCAGCCCGAGTCGGCAGGCGGCAGCAACGGCACCGTCGACACCACGGACTGGCGCTCGACCAACGACGAGCGCTGGCAGCGGGCGGAGAAGCTCCGCGAGCCGAAGGCCGGCGGAGTGACCTCCTCCGGACTTCCGCGGCGGGTGCCCAAGGCGAACCTCATCGAGGGCACCGCGGAGCAGACCCAGCAGCGGGGCCCCCAGGTTTCCCGCGCCCCTGAGGACGTGCGGGGCAGGTTGAGCAACCTGCGGCGCGGTGTCCAGCAGGGACGCAGCGCGGGATCGGACACGAACGGATCGGGCTTCGGCCCGGGCAGTACCTACAACCAGGAGCGTTAG
- a CDS encoding roadblock/LC7 domain-containing protein has translation MSQAAQNLNWLITNFVDNTPGVSHTVVVSADGLLLAMSEGFPRDRADQLAAVASGLTSLTAGASRIFEGGPVSQTVVEMERGFLFLMSVSDGSSLAVLAHPECDIGLVGYEMALLVDRAGSVLTPDLRAELQGSLLH, from the coding sequence ATGAGCCAGGCGGCGCAAAATCTGAACTGGTTGATCACCAATTTCGTGGACAACACCCCTGGGGTGTCGCACACGGTGGTGGTCTCCGCCGACGGTCTTCTGCTGGCGATGTCCGAAGGGTTTCCCCGCGACCGCGCCGACCAGCTGGCGGCTGTCGCATCCGGCCTGACCTCGCTGACCGCGGGGGCGTCCCGGATCTTCGAAGGGGGACCCGTCAGCCAGACGGTCGTCGAAATGGAACGGGGGTTCCTCTTCCTGATGTCCGTCTCCGACGGCTCGTCGCTGGCAGTGCTCGCACACCCCGAGTGCGACATCGGCCTCGTCGGCTACGAGATGGCCCTTCTCGTCGACCGCGCGGGCAGCGTCCTCACGCCGGACCTGCGCGCCGAGCTTCAGGGAAGTCTCCTGCACTGA
- a CDS encoding roadblock/LC7 domain-containing protein, with protein sequence MSQAAQNLNWLITNFVDNTPGVSHTVVVSADGLLLAMSEGFPRDRADQLAAVASGLTSLTAGASRIFEGGAVNQTVVEMERGFLFIMSISDGSSLAVLAHPDADIGLVGYEMALLVDRAGSVLTPDLRAELQGSLLN encoded by the coding sequence ATGAGCCAGGCGGCGCAGAATCTGAACTGGTTGATCACCAACTTCGTGGACAACACCCCTGGGGTGTCCCACACCGTGGTGGTCTCCGCCGACGGACTCCTGCTGGCGATGTCCGAGGGTTTCCCCCGGGACCGAGCGGATCAGCTGGCGGCGGTCGCCTCCGGTCTGACCTCGCTGACCGCGGGGGCGTCGAGGATTTTCGAAGGCGGTGCGGTCAACCAGACCGTCGTGGAGATGGAGCGCGGCTTCCTCTTCATCATGTCGATCTCCGACGGCTCCTCGCTGGCGGTGCTCGCTCACCCCGATGCCGACATCGGTCTCGTGGGCTATGAGATGGCTCTGCTGGTGGACCGGGCCGGCAGCGTGCTGACCCCGGATCTCCGTGCGGAGCTCCAGGGCAGTCTTCTCAACTAA
- a CDS encoding DUF742 domain-containing protein: MATPPGGRPYDGGAHQMPGEHSQNRFNFPSTPSGQGAQPPYHQPQSPYGQQQQPPSRIQPVQPRRAQEPASGSGSAQNAHNPLVRPYAMTGGRTRPRYQLAIEALVSTTADPARLQGQLPEHQRICRLCFEIKSVAEISALLTIPLGVARILVADLAEAGLVAIHQPGGDESAGGQPDVTLLERVLSGLRKL; encoded by the coding sequence GTGGCAACACCCCCAGGCGGACGCCCCTATGACGGCGGTGCTCACCAGATGCCGGGTGAGCACTCTCAGAACCGCTTCAACTTTCCTTCGACGCCGAGTGGTCAGGGTGCCCAACCGCCTTACCACCAGCCGCAGTCGCCCTACGGGCAGCAGCAGCAGCCGCCGTCGCGCATCCAGCCCGTGCAGCCGCGCAGGGCACAGGAGCCGGCGTCGGGTTCGGGTTCTGCCCAGAACGCGCACAACCCGCTGGTGCGTCCGTATGCCATGACCGGCGGCCGGACCCGGCCGCGGTACCAGCTCGCCATCGAGGCGCTGGTGTCCACCACGGCCGATCCCGCCCGGCTGCAAGGGCAGTTGCCCGAGCACCAGCGGATCTGCCGGCTGTGCTTCGAGATCAAGTCGGTCGCGGAGATCTCGGCGCTTCTCACCATTCCCCTCGGCGTTGCCCGGATCCTCGTCGCCGACCTGGCGGAGGCCGGACTTGTCGCCATCCACCAGCCCGGCGGCGACGAGTCCGCCGGCGGCCAGCCAGACGTGACACTGCTCGAAAGGGTGCTCAGTGGACTTCGCAAGCTCTAG
- a CDS encoding GTP-binding protein: MDFASSSGGAARSTTSAKIVVAGGFGVGKTTFVGAVSEINPLRTEAVMTSASAGIDDLTHTGDKTTTTVAMDFGRITLDQDLILYLFGTPGQDRFWFMWDDLVRGAIGAVVLVDTRRLADCFPAVDYFENSGLPFVIALNGFDGHQPYNPEEVREALQIGPDTPIITTDARHRADAKSALITLVEHALMARLK, from the coding sequence GTGGACTTCGCAAGCTCTAGCGGCGGTGCGGCCCGATCGACCACCAGCGCGAAGATCGTGGTGGCGGGCGGATTCGGCGTGGGCAAGACCACGTTCGTCGGCGCCGTCTCGGAGATCAACCCGCTGCGTACCGAAGCCGTCATGACCTCAGCCTCGGCCGGCATCGACGACCTCACACACACCGGGGACAAGACCACCACCACGGTGGCCATGGACTTCGGCCGCATCACCCTGGACCAGGACCTGATCCTCTACCTGTTCGGCACCCCCGGACAGGACCGCTTCTGGTTCATGTGGGACGACCTCGTACGCGGCGCCATCGGCGCCGTCGTCCTCGTCGACACCCGCCGCCTCGCCGACTGCTTCCCCGCCGTCGACTACTTCGAAAACAGCGGCCTCCCCTTCGTCATCGCCCTCAACGGCTTCGACGGACACCAGCCCTACAACCCCGAAGAAGTCCGCGAAGCACTCCAGATCGGCCCCGACACCCCGATCATCACCACCGACGCCCGCCACCGCGCAGACGCCAAGAGTGCCCTGATCACACTGGTCGAACACGCCCTGATGGCCCGGCTCAAGTAG